In Apodemus sylvaticus chromosome 8, mApoSyl1.1, whole genome shotgun sequence, one genomic interval encodes:
- the Chchd1 gene encoding coiled-coil-helix-coiled-coil-helix domain-containing protein 1 has translation MATPSIRGRLARFANPGKPILKPNKPLILANRVGNRRREKGEATCITEMSIMMACWKQNEFRDEACRKEIQDFFDCSSRAQEAGKMRSIQESLGQFESLPPHRMTKLLQRFPNKSHLS, from the exons ATGGCGACTCCCAGTATACGCGGCCGCCTGGCGCGGTTTGCGAACCCGGGAAAACCTATCCTGAAACCCAACAAACCTCTTATCTTAGCTAACCGCGTCGGGAACCGACGCCGAGAGAAGGGCG AGGCAACCTGTATCACCGAGATGTCGATTATGATGGCTTGCTGGAAGCAGAATGAATTCCGCGACGAGGCGTGCAGGAAAGAGATCCAGGACTTCTTCGATTGTTCTTCCAGGGCGCAG GAAGCTGGGAAGATGAGATCAATCCAGGAGTCTCTGGGACAGTTCGAGAGTTTACCTCCCCACAGAATGACCAAGTTGTTACAGAGGTTTCCCAACAAATCTCATCTCAGCTGA